The Myripristis murdjan chromosome 8, fMyrMur1.1, whole genome shotgun sequence genomic sequence ATACGAGCACAGAGGCAGTCAATCAGGTTTTCTGACTGAAGGTAGTAAAACTgtatcatgtgtttgttttttttcaacagtCAAAGTAGTGACAGTTTCTCAGTCCAACACAAATGTTCTTACATGCAGGGAACTGCTGGATGGGCACAGATGGCACAGCCACACCCTCAGACCAATCAGCCACCTCAGTCTGGGCAAACTCAGCTGCAGGAGCGGTCCACTCGCCCTGGAATTCCTCCTTGCCAACAGCCTTCTCAGCTGCAGCCTGCTCCTCCTTCTCAATCTGCAATGAGAACACATGCATTATCAACTGTGGGAAACATAATGGACAGAAAACCCCAAGTCGCACTAAATGCAGGATGCTGTAATGCATTTAGAGCCCATTTTACCTCTTCAGGATCCCTGTAGAAGTAAAGATCTGGCATGACCTCCCATGGGTGCTCCCTGGAGATTGTGCCTCTCATTCTCAGAACCTCTCTGGCCAGCATCCACCACATCAGACCCACAGAGTGATGACCCTGCAACACAGACCACAATAGCTCAGGGACGGACAATCTAATGGGTAAAACACTCCCACTCGAACCAGCATCCATATCTGGTTTAGTCTCAAAAATCCAAACATCTGCATGAgtaacagtttgtttttgtggcaaGACCTGTGTCCACTTCCCTGAGTAGTACAGAGAGGAGAATAAAGGTCCAGCGATGCTTTAGCACACATCCTACACTCAGCACTGCACAGACAGGACAGTACCAAGCTCTAACAGTGTGCAATACTTTAAATGTTGCTGAACTTTATTTAGCATTATACATAATGCAATGCCTGTTGTCAAAGTAAATTAATCCTGAAAGGGAAAGTCTTTTTTAAGGTCTGCAGAAGTTGATGCCTAAGCCTCCAGGCTGCCAAAAGGGCCCCAAGTCTCACAATGTCCATCCATCATAGTTTTTAAAGCCCATTTGTCTTACCTTGTTATTACAGGGGATGGCAATGTCCACGTATCTGAGTGGGGAGTCAGTATTGCACAGAGCAATGGTGGGGATGTTGACGTAGGAGGCCTCAGTCAGTGGCTGGTGGTCGGCACGGGGGTCCGTCACAATCAGAAGGCGGGGCTCCCTGAAAGCTGCCTGGATCTGGTTGGTGAACGTTCCAGGGGTGAAACGACCGTGGAAGGTGGTGGCACCGGTGGCAGAGGCGAACTTCAGCACAGCTCTCTACAGTAATgggtgagggggaaaaaaaagactatttaaAATGTTCTGCCAAGTattttgcaatttttatttgcactgtAAAAAGTTGTGATGGCAGTAATGTGATGTATGATTGTGGCTCTGGTCACTATCAAACCCCAGTCATGGGACATAAGTCCTCATGGTGTTAGCGAAAACCCGGCCTGCTTACTCTAGCACACTTCCGACACAGGGACACCAACATTAGCGCCCGGCTTTAATAGTGtgcaaaattaaatatcaaagtgaaaaataaataaactctaGTAAATAAGATCCAACCACACAAAGAGTAACATGACTTCAGTCTAGACACCAGGCAACATCATGTAGACATCAGTGACTTGCCTGTCCAGTGTTCCTGGAGGAGATGACACAGACATCAGCTGGGTTTTCAATAGCAACAATTGCCCTGGctgccagcagcagcttctccCAGGTCTTCCTCAGATTGATGATGTACACACCTTGTGAATGAGAGGGATAAGTGAGCATAATTATCTTGTTCACCGAGGGATGCCATGCAACAAAGGTCTGGGCAAACTTCTACAGAGACTGTTGTAGAGATGGTATTTGCCTTTGCCAGCTGAGCTGACAGTACACTGCATaagttacctttttttttagCCACTTATGCACAGTGGTTGAAAATTTAGCATTCAGCTTTTACACTCAGTCAGTATGGTGTAAGGCAACACCACAGTGATAATCTCTCACCatcactttttcttttgtaGACGTACTGCTCCATCTGGAAGTCCATGTTGGTGCCTCCAAGATGGGTTCCTGCAGCCAGGAACTTCAGCACATCTTCCTCCTTCATCTGAAGGACATCCAGACCTCCGGACATCGTGACCGCTTTCCCTGCGTTACGACTAAGATGGGAGAGCTGGGGGAGAGTGAAAAGCCTGGGTTAAATATATTCTGACCTGCACGCCCATTATCTGGAATGTGACTTCAGCAGCACTTCTCCAGGTGGGCCTGTAGGCTTACATGTTCATTATCGGATCAAAAAGAGATATTAAGACGCCAGTCTGGTTTCATAAATGTTACGCTCATTCTTCATTATTCGCATTATAAAACCCATGTGCATAACAGACACCTGGAGCTGAAAGAATCAGTGTTTTGCTTAAGGACAGTGGCTAACATGGGGCTTGAGCCTAGCACATCCGGTTGAAAATGGTCGTCAAACCACGAGGGTTCACTTATGCTCAAATGTAAAGCCAAGTATTTTAAACCAAAATGATATGCTGGCTTAATAAAAACAGGATCTGCAGGATAGATGCTTTGACTTCGAAACGGGCGCGAGGGGAACAGGATACAACGTGACATGTCACCGAGTGCGCGTGTCAGTAGCTAACAGCTAGGCGCGTTAGCTCGTCTTTTGGAGGACAATTAAAGCTGTATTCCCGCCGTATTCAGTGCAATTACTAGCATGTGGAAAGCGTTTTTCGGTTCTTTGGCCTTATTCTACTTCCTCTAGTGTTATTTGAGAGGTGCTAAAGATAATATGACGTTTTAAAACTCACCACGAAACAACGCCGTATGGAAATCTGGCCACACGGTGGAAAAAGAGGGAGTCGGGAGGAAATGACGTTGGCTTTATAGCCAAACTTGCCGGCGCGTGATTGGCTGTTTATGGTGGTTGTAGTTCTGCTATTTTTCCACTAGGTGGCATCCTACACTGTGGCGACCATGCAGCGGTGTTCTTTTGGGGCTGGTAACTGGAGGTCGGATGAGAATCCCATATTAAGACAATGGGGATGGAAAGACCATATTAAGACAATGCTGAGACGCTGACTCCTCGGTTAAAGACTGCTGTGTTGCAACTTTATTTGCAAGAGATAGCGAGTTCCAGGCAAAGCCATCACAATATGTACACAGTGACAATGCAACAGCTttgagaaatatatttttttaaaaatatatgtggACTATTTTATTTGCAGAGACACTTTGATTTAATGCATCACAAaggacagtcacacacaagGCCACTGTGGTGGGGTTTGGAGAGACTAAACAGAGAAAGACCATAGGATAGGGACGTAGTTTAGTTGGTGCGGGCCTACCTCATGTTGATTTACAGAGGTTTACAGAGGGCAGATGTCAAGGATAGTGGTCGTCATTGATATTTTAAATAAGGCTACAGAAGAAGTGTGGTAATGTGGCACATGAGGGAATAATGTGCCCTGGAGTTGTTTTTCTCTGGGGGAAAAACAAGAGCAAAGAACACAACAAGTGTAGGATAAATGATCAAAATTCTGAGATGTCGATTAAGGTCAATTGATGATGTTTATAAGTAATGTCAGTCTACTGTGTTGCCTCCACTTGTTTTGGTGTTTCCCTGTGAAGTGACTTTTAAACTGTTTTGCAAAAgtgtttcataaaaaaaaggttttattaatgttattattagtattagtatttaaTTTTACACACAGAGGCTCAGAAAGCCTGTATTTTTGCTTTTGGTGATGTTTTAACCTCAGTAAATCTGACACCACGCTCTGTGTCAAGGTCATTATAAAGAGATTGATTCCAAAGTAAAGAGGGAAAGCAACATTGACTGTGACAGTTGTGTGTGAGTCGTTGACGTGTGCTAGGTCCAGTACTCTTGGTATGGATGGCGTCATGAAGTTGAAATGGAATATTGATCAAAAATTGCCgatttgtgtgtgtcagccatGACTGACCCATGATGGCACTTGCTGACTGCACATAATGGAGTCAAAAATGTGATATGAATGTGATATATAATCAGATTGACTTTATTGTCCTGAGGGACAGCAAGAATGATATTTTGACTGAGACAACCTCCACCGAAACTAAAAGAGGCTTAGAAATTCATTGCTGCGTAACTATGCTATTCCAGTGGTTAGAGTCTAATCTTAAGTAGCTTAATATCTTACTTTTTCATGACACGCTCATTGTCCTCAGCTCCCATTTGATGTCACGGCACCACACCCCCTCCACTGCTTATCTCTGTCTTACACAGAACTGCGATAAATCAGTGGCAGTCCCTGTCCTAGTAGTCTGGtgcaataaattatgcattaGGCTTATGGTGTTCTAATCTCTGAGGGCACCTCTGATACTTTGACACTACACCTAACTGTGTGTGCTGCCTCTTCGTGAGAATTTTATATCTTATACAACCATAAAAAGACACAGATAAGAAAGTCTGATACAGCAGGTTTGTTCTGGTTCTGCAACCTGATGGCTGTGATTTATGAATAATGTAGGACAGAGAGGGAATGTCTGGTGCAAATATCAGTCTGGGTTGAGCTTGTTTTCATGATATGGTGAAGACTTTTGAGCCTAGGACATGAATTCAGGATATCATGTGAAATAGTTGCCTTTGCTGCAGACCTTTGTTTCGGAGGTCAGGCCTCAGGTGCCGATGTCAACAACTATGTCACTTCCCGCTGAATCATTTACAGTGAAAGCCATAGAgggtcagaaaaacaaaataccaaGAGGAGAATATTCTGGGTGCAGAacaaaagttatttttattttcttaaaaaaggTAAATAGTTTAATGAACAGAATATTTATTACAATATCACTTCAAATGTCATCAAGACACAAATcgttacattttaaaacaaatcaacTGTACAGATCAAAAGGACCACAAGAACAGCCTTTTCTATATTAGCACAATGttataagaataaaaataaaaaaattggcCATCTTTTGACATCATAAGGAAAAGGCTGGCAGACGCCCAAGCTAATTGTCTACATTAGCTTGACTCCCCAGGTTTTAGTCCGTGCCAACACCCATAAAAGAACTGCAGATTAAAGTGCATTATATAACTCCTAAGCTTTATCTGGCACATGCTTAGCAATAAAAGATTGTGCCACTGCAGTCTTTATCTGAGGTAAAGTGGATATGCTCAAGCTACTATTGGAAACCAGGGAAACTATCACTGAGGAATTACCACAGGGTTACTGCTAAAACATCTTTTTCAAGTTACTAAGCACAAACAACAGTTGACAGAGTCTGGGGAAATGCAAATCTGTGGATTCCAGTTCTTACACAACAACCCAGAGAAAcacatctctgcctctcttgcaATGTGCGTGGCTgtcatgacatgacatgactgcCATGCAGGGCAAAACCTTTCTTTGCTCATCGAGCTGCATCTCATTATTGTGAAATAAGTCAGTGTTGCAGTCCATGAGCactcttatttacacagtgtgctCACAAAAGGCTACTGCAGCGTCTTCTTCCTGCTCGCTCTTTATTGTCCCTGTCTAGCTTCATGCAGAGGCCTGACatttctctcttactctcttttCTCTCGTTCACAAACTCACTATCGATGAGCCCGTTCAAGACTTCAGCCCGATGCGGGTCATCATCTGCTCATACACTGTCCATGCCATGGCAGCCATCATGGTCCTTCTCAGCGAGCGTGGGACTGCACCTCTGAAGAAGCCCTGCAGCCCGTgttcctgagagagagagacaggagagaggccCTGTTTATTGTACTGAAAACATAGTTTATCAAAGTTGCAAGAAGCAATTTTTGACACCACATTTTAATATGAGAGCATATACAAATCATAACAGCCTCTGCTTTCGCattttagtctttattttagtcgttttttttttttgttttgttttgttttttttttagctgtctGTCTTTGCTCTTTAACCTCATCAACAATAACTTTGGTACGTTACTGTTGTTGGTAAGACACACTAAAGAGCATATGGGCAAACTCTATGGCCTCACCTATAAATGAATTAAGTCAAATGCATCACACAACATTTCTACTTCTGGAGAAGACAGTTGGCCTTTTATCTGAATTTCTCAAAATAAACCATGACCTAAACAAGGCACAAGGCTATAGCCGGCATAGAAATCATTCCCAGCAAGATGGTCATAAACATTTTAAACGTCATGAGTGTGAGATAGGTACCATGTAGATGTATTTGATGGCATCGGCTGTCCTCAGCTGTGTGCTCACTTGGACGTGCGTTTTGACCACATCGGCGGGTTGGGTGATCAGGGAGGCCAACACACCGGCCAGGACCCCGCAGCTGAAGTTAGCCACAGGAGCATAAGCAGACGTGCTGATCTCTGAAAGACAGATGTCGATTTTCATTTTAAGTCTTCAGCTTGGCGTTTATAGTTTAAGATAagttcacttgttttcaattcgattttaaaaaaataaaaatacagatataAACAGATGCACATAGAAATGGCTACAACAGAGCAGAAGTCGGTAAGGTGGCTAAAATGTGTTAATTTTGTGTCCTTCACTTTTGATGACTCAAATTGACTGTATGCTGCTGGTTTGTGCCAAATGATCTCTGGCTAAATATTTACCCTTTGGCAGCGAGGCCTTGGTCTGGCTGTAGAACATGACGTAGATGCCAGAGAAAGGAGCATCTCTGATAAGAGTAGGCATGAGGCCGGAGAACAGAGCCTTGGGGCCttcagtctgacacacacagcgCAGAGCCCCGGCAACACTCCCATAGTTATATCTGCCACTCTGAAAGAACAACACAACCATTTTACACCTCAAGGAATCACTCTGCTGAGTttgaatcaaataaaaacatcatttaTGGCGATGTCTTaatacataaatgcaaaaatagcCTTTCTTTTGCCTGAGATGTCTAGATATAGTATTTCTTTATATTATATtggttatttaaaaataatgttgtgTTGGCTTTGTggcattattagtattattaatattatctatacttagttagttagttagttagttaattatgtatttattttcacattttgtggttttaaaataaataaaataaagaatatttcCACCACTggttatatgttttttttttttgccttttaacTTGGGCAAATCAAAGGAAATGAAATCAACATCCAGTAAGTACAAACCAAAACTCCATccaattatttgtttgtttgcccgACCTCACACTGGTTAAGCGGAAAATTGTGCCAGTTTATCCATCAGCAGCCTTGAGTTACACTTATAGCAGTGGGGGAAGTTAATCTTTGATCAGTACATGCAATCAGGGAAATTTGGCTTAGCCAGGTGTAATTTTTGCTGACTAGCTTCCACATGGGTGGCCTCAAGCCAactcagtccacacacacattcctctgcCTGTGCTCACCTCAAAGCGCGTCTTGATGACAGTGACAGGCAGCATGAAGACCCCTGCCACCGTTCTGGCCCCGACTCCCAGCATCATGGCCTCAATGGCCCCGAGGCTCCTGTCCTGGCAGAAGTGCTGCTTCAGGGAGTAGTAGGTGCTGAAGTAGATCCCCACGCCCGGGATGGTCCGCACAAACGACTAGAGAGACAATGCAGGACAGACGTTTAAGAAGCATTCCAGGACAGGCTGCAGCGCGGTGCAAATCTGAACTTGCAGAAGTGACCGTACACACAGACtttcaacagaaaaatgatGGGGTATATGTGTGGGCTCAGAAGACAGAAAGGTGCTCTTACTGGTGACACGCCTTTCCACAGTCCGAGCAGCTTCTCTGTCCGCACAACGCTCAGGAGCACCGTCACCATCCCCACTCTTGCCGAACTGAAAACACAAGGCAAATATTGAGATAAGCTGATGTAAAGGAAATCAACCAGAACTAATCAATGGTGCTGTCATATGCAGGGCATGTGCAGCTTGTGTGATGTAAGGTTTGTTAGACGTAAAGCGCCTTGTTGTTAGTGATCttgtcaataaaatgaatgcagtAGAGGTCACAAGGCCAAAGGGCATGTGATAGACACGGTGACATTTAGTTGCTATATAAGACACAAGCATGTGTGGCTGATATGGCATCTCCTGTTTCGATGTTAACTACGCACAGACTCACCCGGGCTGCACAGTGCTCTGCAGCGTCTGCAGACGGGTCTTGACCAGGTCTAGAGGCTGGAAAAGCAGCGTGGAGCAGGTCCCGCTGAGGGAGCCACACATGAAGGCTTTGATAACAGGGTGAGCCTGAAGTGTGAGGAGAatgggatggagagaggaggacgcagagagagagagagcagggagggagacgGTTAAAGTCAGTTTCACACCAGCCTGGTGGAGTGCCCCTCTGAATGTGCAGGAAGGCCACTGAGCATGAGCCGTGAGCAACGTCGAGCATTTACTGTGTGAACAAATGTCAAAGAAAAACTAAGACAGATAATAGTTAATAATGGttctttgaaagaaaaaaaaattacgtcATCCAAATTTGAACGGGCTCCTCTCAACACAGTTAGTTTCTGTTCTCCAGCACAAAGCACCTCTGATGTCGCTTTGAATTCATCACTTATCATAAAGTATTAGTTTACTAATGTGGTGGCACAATCATGCGCAAGGGAGTTTGACAAAATCGGACAGGATGCCCTGACCTTGAATTATGAGGCTGCCAAAGACGCAACGATAAAGGATGGCCACCAAGGTCATGATGAACTCATCAAAccaattttaaaatacatacagtCACTGATATAACTGTAAGCTGAAATTCACAATCAATCTAACATGCTGTTCCCTTTgttcaactgaaaaaaacacaatcatatACTTCACTCACAATCACTTAATTCAGCTATCACTGTGATTCAGCATGCAATGTTATTCTTAAGCATTAAGACTCACCAGAGAGAGTTCCATGGATCTTCAAAAAGATGATGAATGGATGCAAGATTCTTCCAATGCAGAATGAAAAATCTTCAGTTCTTGCTCTCCTTTTCAGACTTCACTCTGCTGCTGATCTTTCTGCAGTGTTTGCAACAGTCCTGCAAGGAAAGCAGTGAGAAGTTATTGGGCTATTAGTTCAGTAATGTAGTCGGTACCTTTACATATCACAAATAATATGCTAATAATAGCTATTCAGCACTGATGCTGAGAGCTACCGTCTTAATATCTGGGCTGTCTCTTACAGATGTTGATGGAGAGTGCGCCTGCCCTGCTATGCCTCTGTCTGGAGGGTCACACAGATACCAAGGACTAAATATATGAACCAGCTGACCAGCCCTCTGTCTCTGATTTGCGTCCACCTGACACACAGCTATTCATTAACTAATCAGAGCTTGTCATGCTACATATTAGGCTGAGCATGGATATGAGGTACTTGATTCAGGCTGCGCATGCTTTTCACGTGAGTGTGAGCTTGGCCACATGATGGACTGAGGACATGgtatgtgtgcgtttgtgtgctgAAAAGCATGTTGTGCAGGGCTGGACTCAGAACAGGGTGTCTGAAATGTCTGAAACCACTGGGatcatttttttctaactgGTTTCACACTGGATGTAAGCATAGATCAGGGGTCTATGTAGGGTGCCTTGCAGTTATGATAATGGTTTCCCTACAGTCCCTGACCAGTCAGACACTGTAGAGACAACAtgggaagtaaaaaaaaaaaaaaacctgcatgcaTTTGTTCAACCAGATAACAATActaatataacaataaaaagaaggTTTAATGTGCAGTGTAAATAAGTTAATGGCTCATCTTATCCAGTATCTCAAAAGCCTGATAACTCTTGACACTGCATTAACAGCATCCACAGGGCAAAACAGCCCTAAATAGAGACGTATGCTTGGCTATTTCTTAGATAACTCAGAGCATAAGTTAAATTCTTCTCTTATACCGACTTACCTTGCGTTTCCTCAATTTCTGTAGGATGACTAATGTTAGCCTAAGCACTGGTATAACCGCTGTAATGTTAGAACGCGGTaaaaatcagaaagaaaaaaaaaatgccagtagacagacagacagagagacaggtctTTGGTGTAATAAAGCAAGGTGGTTCTCGCTTTCCTCGGTCACCGTCCCTATCAAAATTAAACAACCTAGGTTtccaaatgtcaaatttgactAAGTCCCTGAGACCTGTTGTAGAAACAAGAGCACATTCACGGTGAAAGCGcctggtctctgtctctggtgaGGAAATGAAGAGCGTCTCCGCTCATTCACAAGTTAAACCGGCCGGTTCCTGTTCAGCGGCGCAGTGTGTCGTAACCCCGCcgaggccccgcccaccccgGAGCCTCCTGCCGTCTGATTGGCTATCCCAGCTGACCCACTAATGTGTTGATTAAAGTGTAACCCCAACTATCCAAGTCCCAAAATTTAACAGACCCGAGTATCAGCTGTAAAATTTAATTACTAGGAATAAATGATTCAAAAGTATAGTTAGTCCACAGCCTCTCAAGAGCATTAATAAGAGGAAGCGTTATCCTTATGTTAGTTATCCTTGTCCCGAGTTGTGTTAACAGAAATACAAAACGCTGATGTACTTGAAAATGACGCTGCAGTCATAGTCAAGGCAAGATTTTGTAGATCTTCTCCAAACCCCAACTCAGTGGGACGAGTTCGTtcactgatcagtttatcaCTAAATATCATGAATAGGTGATTATTTTCACGAGCGCTTGAAAGTATACCAGgtgcatttataaaaaaaatgtactatttctcatatcagaaaaaaatgcaccttGCAGCATGTTGAATTACCTGTTTACTTGATATTAAATTGTTTTCCCGTAGTGCAATCACTGAGTCATGTCTTCATTAAATGTGTTAAACTAAAAAACTGCTTTGATAGAAcatgtaaccacacacacacaaacatgggaaataaatagaaaaacactAAAGACAAAAGGTCGGTTCTCACCCAGATTTCTCCATCCCAGTGCATTGTATTGTGCCCAGTGGTAAAACCGGTTCAGACTTGCCACATTATTATGCCATGCTACTGTGGAAGCGCAGAGTGCCCTCTGCTGGTGGTATTgccacatttcaaaaacatgtttttgatggTGAAGTTTTAGTAAACCTCAAGCAAAGTTGAACTTTTAGTCAAGTCAAGATTTTAACTTAAAACCATCACATAAATGAGTAGGAAATAAATATCAAGACACAGATGTTCTCATTTTGCAGTTTAGAAAGCCTCTTTATTGCAATAATACCAACATTTCATAAGTCATCTCAAGGTTTAATAACTTCCAGAGGCGCAGACAGAAAatttaacattacaaaaaaattaaggagatgcatttttttccatgtgtttttttttttttttttaattcttcctTGGTTTGGTTTTCCTTGGTTTCTAAGTGCGAAAGAGAGTGATCCTTTTATTTGTGAGCCATTATTCTTACGAACACATTCCTCTCACTTCCCAGCAGTGTGAGCCAAAAGCCACCCCTGAGCACAGCCTGTGGGGTTTACATAATGCAGACCTTAAGCcctgaaacacactgcatgttaaCACAGCCGTTCATCTGATAGATCTATTCAAAACCTGACCGGATATTTCATCTAAGGTGCCAACTTGGTGCCAACTCCCTATATCTATGTTAAGCCGTTGCCAGTCAGGGTACGGTTTATGGGAGTGTCAGAGCTGCAATACCGAGCCATGTCACCTCATCGAAGTAGCAGGGCTTTCCCCTTCCTTCTGAATCTCCATTTATTCTGTAAAAACTTGAATTCCTTCACCCCCACCAAGCTGTGCCCTGAGAATACAGTGTGTGCTGTGAGTAATAAACTACCCCATCACCCCGTTTAAGATTTACCCTGcatattaataaaaacattGATAGTAGtaaagaaacaaatacaaaaatcaatGCGTGTCCAGAGGGGGGGGCGCTTGCACAGTATAATGTAGCTGCATATAAGGCTTtagtgtgtgggcatgtgtatgtgtgtgtgtgtgtgtgtgtgtgtgtatgtgggcagCTAGTGTGCATACTATAAGAACATGTGCACAGTGTGTCAGAAATTTTAAAGCGTCTGTTCAACGTACATTTGTCCTCTCTATCAATGTTTGAATTAAATGCACCAATGCAGTGGTTTATCAAGTCAAGGCTTAAGTTTTACATCTCAGTGCAAAATTAAGAAATTTCGGCACAGTCACAACCAAATGCCTACAGTATGCATCAATGAGTCTCCAATTGTGTGTTGCTGCATCTAAATCCCTCTCTTAAGTCATGTTTGCACATTAAACATGTCTCTATCAAATTATCAAGCCCAAAAGCATGTCGAGTCATGTGGCGAGTACTAACCACAGCTACATTAATAGAATACATTTCAGCACGTCAGCCTCCATTATAAACTGAGGCGAGAGAGCGCGAGCAAGAGCCATAATAAAACATGTAGTACTTTCATACTTaaccataataaaaaaaaaacttctgaataaaatacaaatcTATAGATCATGATATTACTTTGGTCCCCTTCGAGTAATctgtcttcatttatttatttatacttcttcctttgtttttctttcttcaatttaaaaaaatagatccTGAATCAGGACTATTACAATCAGAATGTTTCCTTATAAAAatatcattcattttcttttgttttcccagAGAATGAAACATGAAGCACAAGAAAAGAAATTTGGCCCAaaatagtgtgtgtatgtgtgtgtttaagtatATATCAACATGGTGATTGTCTTGAGTTTACTGgcttctgtatgtgtgtggctgtatcAAGTGTGCATAGATTGTCAGATCGGAGAGACTAGGAAGAATTAATCCCTGCCTCTAGTTCATACAATATTCTGATGTTTGTGTTCCTCTCCGTTCAGTAGGTGCAGTTACGTGTGCTCAGGTGTGTCTGTATTTGGGTCGGTCTATTAATGATGCAGTTCAATCCTGGAAGGAGCCAGTGGACACTTGTGGCTGTTCATTCAGGCTTGGGCTCAGGGGTCTCGCTCTTGGGCTCACTCTCTTCGTCGCTCTCCACGCCTGCACGGCTGATGATGCGGCGCATGGTGTAGGGGACGTCGCCGCGCctgcaacaggaaaaaaaaaaagcattgttgTGGTGAGGTCAAGTCATGCAAGGTGAGGGTAAAAATGGAGATCTTGATTGAAATAAAATACCGTAATTTTGCATTTAGTATCTACTATAAGCAGATTAAGGTACAATTTTGCAGCGATAGCCCATAAGAAGAGATATGTTTCAGAGTAAATTACACACAGCCATTTGcagattttccattttcacatttgcCATTTCATAACAGAGTGTCACAATGTGTAAAACGTGCCAATGTGTCGGAACTGACAAACAACAACTGTCCCCAAATTTAGGCCCTGTGTAGGAACCATTTATGTAACCCTTGTACACACGACTACATTAAACTATCAGTGAGAGCTAGGGGTGTAAT encodes the following:
- the slc25a38a gene encoding mitochondrial glycine transporter A, with protein sequence MELSLAHPVIKAFMCGSLSGTCSTLLFQPLDLVKTRLQTLQSTVQPGSARVGMVTVLLSVVRTEKLLGLWKGVSPSFVRTIPGVGIYFSTYYSLKQHFCQDRSLGAIEAMMLGVGARTVAGVFMLPVTVIKTRFESGRYNYGSVAGALRCVCQTEGPKALFSGLMPTLIRDAPFSGIYVMFYSQTKASLPKEISTSAYAPVANFSCGVLAGVLASLITQPADVVKTHVQVSTQLRTADAIKYIYMEHGLQGFFRGAVPRSLRRTMMAAMAWTVYEQMMTRIGLKS
- the LOC115364378 gene encoding 40S ribosomal protein SA isoform X1; amino-acid sequence: MSGGLDVLQMKEEDVLKFLAAGTHLGGTNMDFQMEQYVYKRKSDGVYIINLRKTWEKLLLAARAIVAIENPADVCVISSRNTGQRAVLKFASATGATTFHGRFTPGTFTNQIQAAFREPRLLIVTDPRADHQPLTEASYVNIPTIALCNTDSPLRYVDIAIPCNNKGHHSVGLMWWMLAREVLRMRGTISREHPWEVMPDLYFYRDPEEIEKEEQAAAEKAVGKEEFQGEWTAPAAEFAQTEVADWSEGVAVPSVPIQQFPASAAPVKPAGGEVYSEDWSTQPATEDWSSAPTAQASDWGGATADWS
- the LOC115364378 gene encoding 40S ribosomal protein SA isoform X2, yielding MSGGLDVLQMKEEDVLKFLAAGTHLGGTNMDFQMEQYVYKRKSDGVYIINLRKTWEKLLLAARAIVAIENPADVCVISSRNTGQRAVLKFASATGATTFHGRFTPGTFTNQIQAAFREPRLLIVTDPRADHQPLTEASYVNIPTIALCNTDSPLRYVDIAIPCNNKGHHSVGLMWWMLAREVLRMRGTISREHPWEVMPDLYFYRDPEEIEKEEQAAAEKAVGKEEFQGEWTAPAAEFAQTEVADWSEGVAVPSVPIQQFPASAAPVKPAGEDWSTQPATEDWSSAPTAQASDWGGATADWS